One part of the Truepera radiovictrix DSM 17093 genome encodes these proteins:
- a CDS encoding CoA-acylating methylmalonate-semialdehyde dehydrogenase codes for MTTTASKELLNYIGGSWTRSKTRDYLDVHNPATAEVIARAPLSAKEEVDSAVKAALEAFGAWRMTPVTERVQPLFKLKALIEANLDELARTITLECGKTYKESLAEMQRGVENLEVACGMPTLIQGTNNEDIARGIDEHMFRQPLGVVAAITPFNFPGMIPLWFLPYAVAAGNCFLLKPSEKVPMTTQRLYGLAEEAGFPKGVLGLVNGGKDTVDAILDHPDVRAVSFVGSTPVAKYIYSRATKSGKRAQCQGGAKNPAVVLPDADMEMTTRILADSAFGCAGQRCLATSVAITVGDAREEFTERIVADARSRKVGFGLDEDVVMGPVISAESKARIEGLVEAGVQGGARVLVDGRGKEVDGFRDGYFVHPTVVDEVDPNSTFAHTEIFGPVLSMMHANTVEEAIELVNARAFGNQACLFTSSGAAARRFRYAVRAGNVGINLGVAAPMAFFPFSGWGESFFGDLHAQGRHGVEFYTETKVVVERWPKEWSRTF; via the coding sequence CCGCCGAGGTCATCGCCAGAGCGCCTCTTAGCGCCAAAGAGGAGGTGGACAGCGCCGTCAAGGCCGCGCTAGAAGCTTTTGGGGCGTGGCGCATGACGCCCGTGACCGAGCGGGTGCAGCCGCTCTTTAAGCTCAAAGCGCTCATCGAAGCCAACCTCGACGAGCTCGCCCGGACGATCACGCTCGAGTGCGGCAAGACCTACAAGGAGTCGCTCGCCGAGATGCAGCGCGGCGTCGAGAACCTCGAGGTCGCCTGCGGCATGCCCACCTTGATCCAGGGCACCAACAACGAGGACATCGCCCGCGGCATCGACGAGCACATGTTCCGCCAACCCCTGGGCGTCGTGGCGGCGATCACCCCCTTTAACTTCCCCGGCATGATCCCGCTCTGGTTTTTGCCGTACGCGGTCGCCGCGGGCAACTGCTTTTTGCTCAAGCCCTCCGAAAAGGTCCCCATGACCACCCAGCGCCTCTACGGCTTGGCGGAGGAGGCGGGCTTCCCCAAAGGGGTCTTGGGCCTGGTCAACGGCGGCAAGGATACCGTCGACGCCATCCTCGACCACCCGGACGTCCGGGCAGTGTCCTTCGTCGGTTCGACGCCGGTCGCTAAGTACATCTATAGCCGCGCGACGAAGAGCGGCAAACGCGCCCAGTGCCAAGGGGGCGCGAAAAACCCGGCGGTCGTGCTGCCCGACGCCGACATGGAGATGACCACGCGCATCCTCGCCGACTCGGCGTTTGGCTGCGCGGGGCAGCGCTGCCTGGCGACCTCGGTAGCGATCACCGTGGGCGACGCGCGGGAGGAATTTACCGAACGCATCGTCGCCGACGCGCGCTCGCGCAAGGTGGGCTTCGGCCTAGACGAGGACGTGGTGATGGGGCCGGTGATCAGCGCCGAGAGCAAAGCGCGCATCGAAGGGCTCGTCGAAGCGGGCGTGCAGGGGGGGGCTCGAGTGCTGGTCGACGGGCGCGGCAAAGAGGTCGACGGTTTTCGCGACGGCTACTTCGTGCACCCGACCGTGGTCGACGAGGTCGACCCCAACAGCACGTTCGCCCACACCGAGATCTTCGGCCCCGTCCTCAGCATGATGCACGCCAACACCGTCGAGGAGGCCATCGAGCTCGTCAACGCGCGCGCGTTCGGCAACCAAGCGTGCCTCTTTACCTCGTCGGGGGCGGCCGCGCGGAGGTTTCGCTACGCGGTCCGCGCGGGCAACGTCGGGATCAACTTGGGCGTCGCCGCGCCGATGGCGTTTTTCCCCTTCTCAGGGTGGGGCGAGTCGTTCTTCGGCGACCTGCACGCGCAGGGTCGGCACGGCGTGGAGTTCTACACCGAAACCAAGGTGGTCGTCGAACGCTGGCCGAAGGAGTGGAGCAGGACGTTCTAG